The genome window CTGCCACATTTTTAAATCTTCTTGCAAAAACTTCGCTACGATATTAAAGTATTTGGCTAAAATGATTTAGAAGAATTTAAACTACCCTTCAAATGAATGAATAATTATCAACACTCAATATAACTGGATGATTCAAGTACCCTCTCAATTTCAATTCATTTCTGTGGAAGTGTTTAAAATTATTGATTCTACATTTTATAGGGCTAATAAGGTAAGAGCGTAAGGTAGTCTTATGAGACCTTTATTAAATAAGCAAACATGCTCTCCTCTAATATACTAAAGACCCAACATTAAACATTAGGCATATACAATAATTTCTTAGCAGAGTTGTACTTAATTCAGATAAGATATTGCAATTTTCAAAGAAAACATAAATCACCCAGGTAACTATCATCTAGATTTTAAGAAATTCATGACTCATAATTTATATCTATAAAAACGCTTAGATACTTATGGAAATTCAATAAGTTCACAAAGCATGCTCTAGCAACAACTTTAAAAATGAGTTACTGGGATAACTATCATGTTGAGCTTAAGCAATGAGACGGGGGATGGCGTCCCCCTAGGGTACATCCCTAAACCGCCCCTTAATTGATGATAGGGGTTGATGACGCCTACTTCGCCACAAAAACGGTGGGAAGTATGGCGCCAAATGATGCTCAAATGATAGCTTCAACAATAAGTCAAGTTATTGCAGTGGTTCTGCTATCTCCTTTATATCAAGGAATTTATGATAAAGGAAAAGCTATAATTGAAGGACGAAATGGGCCTAGTATCTTCCAACCTTACTACGATATAATTAAACTCTTAAGAAAAGAAACTGTTATTTCAAGCAATTCGTCAACAATATTTATTTATGCTCCTTACATAGTTTTTGGGATTTATCTCCTGATTTCTTTTGTCATCCCAGTAGTTTATCCTGCACCAATACTATTTACCCCCACGGTGGACTTTCTAGGCGGAGCGTTACTCTTTTCCTTAGCTGCATTCATAAAAATGATTGCCTCTCTTGAAAGCGGAAGTAACTTCGTAGCATTGGGAGTAAGTAGAATACTATCTTTCACTTTCTTATCTGAAGCTACATTAATAACTGTTTTCTTTGGTGTAGCTCTCATAACTGGTACAAATAACCCTTACGTAACATTAGACTATATTTCTCAGAGCATTTCTCATTACTTTCAATTGGATCACATCTTTGTCTCAGTCTCATTCTTCATGTTATGGCTTTTTGAAACCGGTAAATTACCCGTGGAAAGCCCTGGGCTAAGTGAGATGGGCATGATTGACGATGGAGTTCTCTATGAATATAGTGGAAAATTACTTGGAATATTAAAATGGGGTTCTTACATCAAACAATATTTGTTAGGATCTGTACTCTTAAACGTTTTCATATTCCCTTGGTTTTTGCAAGTTGGCACTATAGGTGCATTAATAGACATTGGTGTGATGTTCATTAAATGGCTACTACTAATCCTAATAAGCATAATAATTAACACTACACTAGCTAAACTAAGGTTATTCAAGGTTCAAGATTATCTAGCAATAGCATTCCTCCTTTCCCTATTCTCACTAACGCTTACCATCTTGTTGGGGTGAAAGAGATGATGAATAGTTCAGAAATTTTGGAGTTATTTTCAACCTTTATAGTAATTTCTGCACTTTACATTCAAGGACAAGCTTACTTTAAACCAGCAATATACGTCCAAGCTATTCAATCCACTCTTATCGCAATCCTAGGCTTCTATTTAGGAATAACACTTTCTTCTATCGATTATATAGTTTTAGGAATAACAATACTAATACTTAGATCTATACTAATTACAATATTTTTATTCAGGGGATTAAAAGAAAAACCAGGTATTAGGGAAAGCTCTAGAGGAGTAGCTTCCGAGCTAATATTAGATCTGATATTTTCTATTATAGCTTCCCTACTAATATATTATTCAGTTCTGAAAAAAATAAATATAATTACAGAAATTAACAATACGTTGATTTTGTTATTCGCCTTCATCTTGCTCTTTCAAGGACTATTTCTAATTATTTCTAGAAGAAGTACAATCTTTCAATTTCTAGGTTTCATAGAAGAAGAAAACTCTACCATTCTCCTTGGCATTTTACTATTACCTATTCCATTTCTAATAGAAGTGAGTATATTTCTTGACGTTTTGGGATTAGTCATTGTTTCCTCAATTCTAACACTAGAAAAAATAGAACACTCAAGATTAGACGAATTAAAAGGGTGATCTAAATGGATGTAGAACCACTCCTCTTACTATTAATCCCCATTTTAATCAATATAGGTTTCTTCAAACTTAAACTAATCAAAGTACTCTCTATACTATCAGCATTATTAACTATACTCATTAGCCTCTCCCTCTACTTCTTAACGCCAATTATAACCACTTTTTTCTTAATCACCAAATTTACCACATTTTTCCTATTAATGATCACATCCATTTATCTCCTATCTACCCTCTACTCTATAAATTATATAAAACCAAGTAGAATAGTTAGCGAAAGATTATATTACATCCTACTAAATTCCTTCGTGACCTCAATGATCTTCACTGTAATTGTAAACAATTACGGGCTAATGTGGGTTGGGATAGAACTCACAACCGTAACTTCCGCTCTTTTAATAGTCGCAGAGGCATCTGAGACATCCTTGGAAGCTACATGGAGATACATAATTATAGTATCAGCTGGAGTAACCCTAGCCCTATTCTCAATCATTTTGATTTACTATAACTATCATACACTCACGATAACGGAAATAACACCAGAAAACAACATAATAACTAGGCTCGCAGTAGCCTTAGCTTTAATAGGATTTGGAACAAAAGCCGGAGTTTTCCCCATGTATACGTGGTTACCCGACGCTCATAGCGAAGCGCCCTCTCCAATAAGTGCACTATTCTCCGGGGTGCTACTTCCAGCTGCGGCTTACGTTTTATACATGGTATATCTAATAAACCCCTTAATCAATATCTTTGTGATATTCTCTACTCTATCTATAATAACTACGTCGATTATCTTACTCAATCAATGGCATATAAAGAGAATGTTTGCATACTCTACAATAGAAAACATGAACTTAGCCTTACTTGGACTAGTATTAGGGCAACCGCTTGGAGCGATAATTCTACTCCTTTCACACGCGTTCGGAAAAGCAGGGGCCTTTTATTCAAGTGGAATAATAGTAAAAATTCTCGAAGAAAAAAGGATTGAAAATATAGATGGTTTATATTCCAAATTGAAATTAACTTCAGCTTCACTACTGATGTCATCCCTAGCAGTAACAGGGACACCACCCTTTGCAACCTTCATAGGAGAATTCCTTATATTACAAACATTAATTCAAAAAGGATATACCATAGAATTTGTGCTTATATTAGCGTCCTTAGCAACAGCGTTCATCTCAATAAACTATAACATCACTAAAATAATATTTACACAAAAAGGAATAAACCAGACAAATTTAAAAGAACCTACTTTAATTACATTTATTTCACTCATATCATCTATAATTCCTCTCATTCTCGGTATACTTTTACTGGTGATCTTACCATGAGGTACTATAAATGGTCTCAACAAGGTGAGGGGAGGAAAATAGGCAAGCTAGGAAATTATTGTCTTTATGAAAAAACGATAACTGAAGGGAAATGTGAGGAAACACAAAAACCTTTTACACCACAAACATATGGCTCATTTAGGTTCATATATGGACCCTCAGCTGGTGGCTTACTTGAGTCGATAAAGTTCGTAATTACAACTAATGGTGAAAAGATCCTTGGAATAGAAGCTGAAGTTTACAAAAACAGAACAATAAAAATTAGTGGATTGCCAATCGACGATGCGATACTTAAAGTAGAGAGAATAAATGCGCCATTTAGTGCTTCGCATACCATAGCCTTTTTGCTTTCTATTGAAGACGCTCTGGAGCTAGAGCTAGACTATCAAACCCTTCTGAAGAGAATAGCTGAAATAGAACTAGAAAGGATAAGAAACCACTTATTCGTAATAGCAAGATTAGCTGAAACTGCCTCGCTAAATGTGCCTACATTTCACCTCTTACATCTCGTTGAAGAGGTAAATAGACTTATAGGCAAAAGTTGCGGTCATAGATACTTCTTTGGCGTTAATTCGCTAAACGAGGTTAGATGTGACTTTGGAAATTTATTAAAGATAATTGATATTACCAAGGAATTCAAGCAAATCTTCGATGGATTAGTTGAAAGTAGAATTTTCATAGATAGACTACAAGAGAATGGAAAGATTAAAGATGAGAATAGTGTGGGGCCTTCTGCAAGGGCTGCTGGATTCGATTATGATGCAAGAAAGGACTTTAAAGTCTTGCCGTATGACGATTTAGGATTTAAAACTATTACCACACATGAATCAGATTCATTCGGAAGATTCCTCGTCAGAGGGCTAGAAATATTGGAGTCCTCAAAAATGCTAGTAGCACTATATGATATGATAAAAAACAATAATACTAATTATGAGAAAACAAAGGAAAGTTATAAAAAAGTAGGAGAGGGACTGGTAAGAGTCGAGAGTCCCTCGGGTGATTTAGCCTATTACGTTAATTTAGATAACGGTATTGTAAAGTCAGTATCACTTCTCACTCCTTCACAAGTTAATCTTAGTTTATTTTTGAAGAGTGTGACCAATACAATATTCACTGATTTTCAATTCAACTGGGAAAGTTATGGAATCTGGGTTAGTGAACTCGGGGTGAAGTTAGAATGAAAAACTGGTGGTTCATAAGAGGTTTAAGAAAAGGAATTATGACAGAAAAATATCCAAAGGAATTACCGGAATGGAGTACTGAAATACAAGGTCAAGGAAATGCCAACTGTCCAACAAATGCCATAAAGGATGAAAAATGGATAAAGGAAAAGTGCATATTTTGCAGAAGATGCTATCCTAACTATAAACCTAATCTTAATCCAAGGATATATACAGTGAAGAAAACCCAGCCACTCTTCAAAAAATCGTTTTATCTTTATCCAATAGACTCTGGTTCATGCGGAGGATGCAATATGGAACTAAAATTATTATCATCACCAGAGTACGATATGACAAGATTCGGCATATTTTTCACCAATACTCCAAGGCATGCAGACGCGTTAATAATAATGGGAGTGTTAACGGAAAAAATGAAAGAAGTTCTGAGAAAAGCTTACGATGCAATGCCAGAGCCCAAAGTAATAATATTATTAGGTGCTTGTGCAATATCTGGAGGAATAATAGGTGAAGGAATACCACTAGAGGCTGCTATTGAAATCGCTGGTTGCCCACCGAATCCCTTCACGATACTTGAAGCATTAACAAGGGTGAAGGAAAAATGAACGTATTACTCTACTCTTTAGTACCTTTCATAATTTCTATTATATTTTCCGTTCTCGATAGGAAGATTGGATATATATCAACCGCAATATCATCAATAATACTACTTATTGTATCGATATACAGCTTTAGCGGAGTCCTCTCCTTCTTCTCTATAATTTCAGCCTCGGTATGGATAATCGCCTCAATTTTCTCAATAGAATACGACAATTACGGGAAATGGCTCTCTCCATTATACACACTAACAATCTTAGGCATGGTTCTTATCTTGAACACTAACAACTATTTGCTATTCCTAGCAGGTTGGGAGATTATGACAATCCCATCCTATGTTGCCATAGGATTGACAGCAAAAAATCACAGGCCGCCTTTCATTTTCATGGCATTTGGAGAACTAAGCACAGCCCTAATCTTGTTTGGGTTCTTAATATCAAACACTACAAACTTCAACTACTTGGCAACTCCAATCCCCTTAATTGTAGCAACTTTTGGATTTATGATAAAAATGGGTATAATGCCCTTCCTTGTCTCAGAATGGTTACCCATAGCACATGGCACTGCGCCATCAAACTTATCAGCGATATTAAGTGCTACAATGACACTAATGGGAGTTTTCGGAATACTAAAAATGTCATTTCTAACAACAACTATTCCAACTGGATTCTCATTGACAATAATGAGTATAGGAGCGTTTACTGTATTCTTCGGAGCACTTTACGGATATGTAAATGAAAACATAAAGGGAATATTAGCTTTTAGTACCATAGAAAATAACGGAGCAATATTGGTAGCCTTAGGCCTTTATATGATTTCAAAACAACTAAACCTCTCTTCAAT of Sulfolobus sp. E5-1-F contains these proteins:
- a CDS encoding respiratory chain complex I subunit 1 family protein, whose translation is MAPNDAQMIASTISQVIAVVLLSPLYQGIYDKGKAIIEGRNGPSIFQPYYDIIKLLRKETVISSNSSTIFIYAPYIVFGIYLLISFVIPVVYPAPILFTPTVDFLGGALLFSLAAFIKMIASLESGSNFVALGVSRILSFTFLSEATLITVFFGVALITGTNNPYVTLDYISQSISHYFQLDHIFVSVSFFMLWLFETGKLPVESPGLSEMGMIDDGVLYEYSGKLLGILKWGSYIKQYLLGSVLLNVFIFPWFLQVGTIGALIDIGVMFIKWLLLILISIIINTTLAKLRLFKVQDYLAIAFLLSLFSLTLTILLG
- a CDS encoding hydrogenase — encoded protein: MNSSEILELFSTFIVISALYIQGQAYFKPAIYVQAIQSTLIAILGFYLGITLSSIDYIVLGITILILRSILITIFLFRGLKEKPGIRESSRGVASELILDLIFSIIASLLIYYSVLKKINIITEINNTLILLFAFILLFQGLFLIISRRSTIFQFLGFIEEENSTILLGILLLPIPFLIEVSIFLDVLGLVIVSSILTLEKIEHSRLDELKG
- a CDS encoding proton-conducting transporter membrane subunit — encoded protein: MDVEPLLLLLIPILINIGFFKLKLIKVLSILSALLTILISLSLYFLTPIITTFFLITKFTTFFLLMITSIYLLSTLYSINYIKPSRIVSERLYYILLNSFVTSMIFTVIVNNYGLMWVGIELTTVTSALLIVAEASETSLEATWRYIIIVSAGVTLALFSIILIYYNYHTLTITEITPENNIITRLAVALALIGFGTKAGVFPMYTWLPDAHSEAPSPISALFSGVLLPAAAYVLYMVYLINPLINIFVIFSTLSIITTSIILLNQWHIKRMFAYSTIENMNLALLGLVLGQPLGAIILLLSHAFGKAGAFYSSGIIVKILEEKRIENIDGLYSKLKLTSASLLMSSLAVTGTPPFATFIGEFLILQTLIQKGYTIEFVLILASLATAFISINYNITKIIFTQKGINQTNLKEPTLITFISLISSIIPLILGILLLVILP
- a CDS encoding formate hydrogenlyase, with product MRYYKWSQQGEGRKIGKLGNYCLYEKTITEGKCEETQKPFTPQTYGSFRFIYGPSAGGLLESIKFVITTNGEKILGIEAEVYKNRTIKISGLPIDDAILKVERINAPFSASHTIAFLLSIEDALELELDYQTLLKRIAEIELERIRNHLFVIARLAETASLNVPTFHLLHLVEEVNRLIGKSCGHRYFFGVNSLNEVRCDFGNLLKIIDITKEFKQIFDGLVESRIFIDRLQENGKIKDENSVGPSARAAGFDYDARKDFKVLPYDDLGFKTITTHESDSFGRFLVRGLEILESSKMLVALYDMIKNNNTNYEKTKESYKKVGEGLVRVESPSGDLAYYVNLDNGIVKSVSLLTPSQVNLSLFLKSVTNTIFTDFQFNWESYGIWVSELGVKLE
- a CDS encoding NADH-quinone oxidoreductase subunit B family protein — encoded protein: MKNWWFIRGLRKGIMTEKYPKELPEWSTEIQGQGNANCPTNAIKDEKWIKEKCIFCRRCYPNYKPNLNPRIYTVKKTQPLFKKSFYLYPIDSGSCGGCNMELKLLSSPEYDMTRFGIFFTNTPRHADALIIMGVLTEKMKEVLRKAYDAMPEPKVIILLGACAISGGIIGEGIPLEAAIEIAGCPPNPFTILEALTRVKEK